In Cicer arietinum cultivar CDC Frontier isolate Library 1 chromosome 7, Cicar.CDCFrontier_v2.0, whole genome shotgun sequence, a single window of DNA contains:
- the LOC101511720 gene encoding casein kinase 1-like protein HD16, translated as MPELRSGARRGRPTKKQQETKQHKQVHQSPVAGEAIATRTRRRRAAAAAANNNVEEAAVVAVNDDVVVAAAEKENHIIEEENLKEAVGAEKEEIGEKQMDEFDSGARSNDKSNAGEDDTNAFVIPEQVQVGQSPIYKTEKKLGKGGFGQVYVGRRVSGLHLSEKTGPKAIEVAIKFEHRSSKGCNYGPPNEWQVYNTLGGSHGVPQVHFKGKQGDYFIMIMDILGPSLWDVWNNNSHTMSTEMVACIAIEAISILEKMHSRGYVHGDVKPENFLLGAPGTPDEKKLFLVDLGLATKWRDSATGLHVDYDQRPDVFRGTVRYASVHAHLGRTGSRRDDLESLAYTLIFLLRGRLPWQGYQGENKGYQVCRKKMGTAPENLCCFCPQPFKEFVEHVVNLKYDEEPNYAKYISLFDGIVGPNPDIRPLNTEGAQKLVGHKRGRLSTDEDDDEQPKKKVRMGLPASQWISVYNARRPMKQRYHYNVSSSRLLQHIDKGNEDGLFVSSVASSQDLWALVMDAGTGFTSQVYELSPQFFHKEWIMEQWEKNYYISAVAGVENGSSLVVMSKGTQYLQQSYKVSDSFPFKWINKKWREGFYVTSMATAGSRWGVVMSYGAGFSDQVVELDFLYPSEGIHKRWECGYRITSTAATWDQAAFILSIPRRKPQDESQETLRTTAFPSTHVKEKWAKNLYIAAICHGRTVS; from the exons ATGCCGGAGCTTCGTAGCGGAGCGCGCCGGGGTCGGCCAACGAAGAAACAACAAGAAACAAAACAGCACAAGCAAGTTCATCAAAGTCCGGTTGCAGGGGAGGCCATTGCAACCCGGACGAGACGGCGGCGTGCAGCTGCAGCGGCTGCTAACAATAACGTTGAGGAGGCGGCGGTTGTGGCTGTAAACGATGACGTAGTGGTTGCTGCGGCGGAGaaagaaaatcatataattGAGGAAGAAAATTTGAAAGAAGCCGTTGGAGCAGAGAAGGAAGAGATAGGGGAGAAACAAATGGACGAGTTTGACAGTGGAGCTCGTAGCAATGATAAATCCAATGCGGGTGAAGACGATACTAACGCCTTTGTTATTCCCGAACAG GTTCAAGTTGGTCAGTCTCCTAtctataaaacagagaaaaaactTGGAAAGGGTGGATTTGGTCAAGTATATGTTGGTCGGCGTGTTTCTGGTCTACATTTGAGCGAGAAAACTGGACCTAAAGCTATAGAG GTTGCAATAAAATTTGAGCACAGAAGTAGTAAAGGATGTAACTATGGACCACCGAATGAGTGGCAAGTGTACAA CACTCTTGGTGGAAGTCATGGTGTGCCACAGGTACATTTCAAGGGCAAGCAAGGTGATTATTTCATCATG ATTATGGATATTCTCGGACCTAGCTTGTGGGATGTTTggaataataactctcacac CATGTCTACTGAAATGGTTGCTTGTATAGCCATTGAAGCGATATCCATATTGGAGAAGATGCACTCCCGAGG GTATGTACATGGAGATGTGAAGCCGGAAAATTTTCTGCTTGGTGCTCCTGGGACACCTGACGAGAAAAAATTGTTCTTGGTAGATCTTGGTTTAG CTACTAAATGGCGGGATAGTGCAACAGGTTTGCACGTGGACTACGACCAAAGACCCGATGTTTTCAG aGGCACAGTCCGCTATGCAAGTGTGCATGCCCATTTGGGGAGAACTGGAAGCAGGAGGGATGATTTGGAATCTCTTGCATATACACTGATTTTTCTTCTTCGAGGCCGTCTTCCTTGGCAAGGTTACCAG GGAGAAAACAAAGGATATCAGGTTTGCAGGAAGAAAATGGGAACAGCTCCAGAGAACCTATGTTGTTTTTGTCCCCAGCCTTTTAAAGAGTTTGTGGAACATGTAGTGAACTTAAAGTATGATGAAGAGCCTAACTATGCTAAATACATTTCTCTTTTTGATGGAATTGTTGGTCCAAACCCAGATATTAGGCCACTTAATACAGAAGGTGCACAAAAG CTTGTTGGTCATAAAAGAGGCCGATTGTCTACAGATGAAGATGACGATgaacaacccaaaaagaaggttCGAATGGGTTTGCCAGCGAGTCAGTGGATTAGTGTTTACAATGCCCGTAGACCGATGAAACAAAG GTATCACTACAATGTGTCAAGTTCAAGGTTACTGCAGCACATTGACAAAGGAAATGAGGATGGTTTATTTGTTAGCAGTGTTGCTTCATCTCAGGACCTATGGGCCTTAGTCATGGATGCGGGGACAGGTTTTACTTCCCAAGTTTATGAACTCTCCCCCCAATTTTTCCATAAG GAATGGATCATGGAGCAGTGGGAAAAAAATTACTATATCAGTGCAGTTGCAGGAGTTGAAAATGGAAGTTCACTAGTAGTAATGTCTAAAG GCACCCAGTATTTGCAGCAATCATACAAAGTTAGTGATTCATTTCCTTTCAAATGGATTAACAAAAAGTGGAGGGAGGGCTTTTATGTAACTTCAATGGCCACGGCAGGGTCCAGATGGGGAGTAGTAATGTCTTATGGGGCAGGGTTTTCCGACCAG GTGGTTGAACTAGATTTTCTGTATCCTAGTGAAGGGATTCACAAGCGTTGGGAGTGTGGATACCGAATCACATCGACTGCAGCAACTTGGGACCAAGCCGCTTTTATTTTGAGTATTCCAAGGAGGAAGCCCCAAGACGAAAGTCAGGAAACACTAAGGACCACTGCTTTTCCTAGTACGCATGTTAAG GAAAAGTGGGCAAAGAATCTCTACATTGCAGCAATTTGCCATGGACGTACTGTTTCTTGA